In Spinacia oleracea cultivar Varoflay chromosome 5, BTI_SOV_V1, whole genome shotgun sequence, a single window of DNA contains:
- the LOC110783475 gene encoding probable protein phosphatase 2C 51 isoform X1 — MDLFEEMHNMAFPLETEFNSLETHFRRRMNVSKTMEIIQEAITLTIHDIDSTFSQVALRKHLISGTTATIAVLVNNELLVANVGDSKAFLCSEVMQNNDDKHNQGTPMTRLQVIDLTKDHHPDRDDENARITASGGFVSLLGVPRVNGILAVSRSIGDLYLKRYGVIAEPEVDWHHLDASKVFLVVASDGIFEGLSTQEVCSLLHDARSQGKGRKNWRSSKCQSSSLAECIVNMAYEKGSTDNLSVVLLPLSTHVNT, encoded by the exons GCGCATGAATGTATCGAAGACAATGGAAATTATACAGGAAGCAATTACCCTGACAATTCACGACATTGATTCAACATTTTCTCAA GTGGCCTTAAGAAAACATCTGATATCTGGAACGACAGCCACCATAGCTGTTCTCGTGAATAATGAACTACTGGTTGCAAATGTTGGTGATTCAAAGGCATTCTTATGTTCAGAGGTGATGCAAAATAATGATGATAAACACAACCAAG GTACCCCCATGACCAGGTTACAAGTCATAGACCTAACTAAAGATCATCATCCTGATAGAGATGACGAAAACGCCCGCATAACAGCTTCGGGGGGGTTTGTTTCTCTATTGGGAGTGCCTAGAGTTAATGGCATTCTCGCTGTATCCCGATCAATTGGTGActtgtacttgaaaag ATATGGGGTGATAGCAGAACCAGAGGTTGATTGGCACCATTTGGATGCAAGTAAAGTCTTCCTGGTGGTTGCGTCTGACGGCATCTTTGAGGGTTTGAGCACACAAGAGGTTTGCAGTCTTTTACACGATGCACGATCTCAGGGTAAAGGCCGAAAGAATTGGAGATCATCTAAATGCCAATCCTCGTCATTGGCCGAATGTATAGTGAATATGGCGTATGAGAAAGGCAGCACTGATAACTTGTCTGTTGTTCTACTTCCACTAAGTACTCATGTTAATACTTGA
- the LOC110783475 gene encoding putative protein phosphatase 2C 50 isoform X2, producing the protein MNVSKTMEIIQEAITLTIHDIDSTFSQVALRKHLISGTTATIAVLVNNELLVANVGDSKAFLCSEVMQNNDDKHNQGTPMTRLQVIDLTKDHHPDRDDENARITASGGFVSLLGVPRVNGILAVSRSIGDLYLKRYGVIAEPEVDWHHLDASKVFLVVASDGIFEGLSTQEVCSLLHDARSQGKGRKNWRSSKCQSSSLAECIVNMAYEKGSTDNLSVVLLPLSTHVNT; encoded by the exons ATGAATGTATCGAAGACAATGGAAATTATACAGGAAGCAATTACCCTGACAATTCACGACATTGATTCAACATTTTCTCAA GTGGCCTTAAGAAAACATCTGATATCTGGAACGACAGCCACCATAGCTGTTCTCGTGAATAATGAACTACTGGTTGCAAATGTTGGTGATTCAAAGGCATTCTTATGTTCAGAGGTGATGCAAAATAATGATGATAAACACAACCAAG GTACCCCCATGACCAGGTTACAAGTCATAGACCTAACTAAAGATCATCATCCTGATAGAGATGACGAAAACGCCCGCATAACAGCTTCGGGGGGGTTTGTTTCTCTATTGGGAGTGCCTAGAGTTAATGGCATTCTCGCTGTATCCCGATCAATTGGTGActtgtacttgaaaag ATATGGGGTGATAGCAGAACCAGAGGTTGATTGGCACCATTTGGATGCAAGTAAAGTCTTCCTGGTGGTTGCGTCTGACGGCATCTTTGAGGGTTTGAGCACACAAGAGGTTTGCAGTCTTTTACACGATGCACGATCTCAGGGTAAAGGCCGAAAGAATTGGAGATCATCTAAATGCCAATCCTCGTCATTGGCCGAATGTATAGTGAATATGGCGTATGAGAAAGGCAGCACTGATAACTTGTCTGTTGTTCTACTTCCACTAAGTACTCATGTTAATACTTGA
- the LOC110783506 gene encoding uncharacterized protein, giving the protein MDKTLEFHVLGLCLFLLVITCYSAESSTCLTVYKEGGAPAVFKSPKCPRWKLSHHQSPPGSSRCHVAVHQGRRSSQEDRISCALDVRIPFPGPSGFTEVDVGIVAVFDGHNGSEASDMASNLLLEYLILHTYFLLDATFPSFLKKSMGRLSNKEIVTFSSQFFKDREWILHFIDQQRHKSREMFGESFHLEILKEALLRTITDIDTTFSKEALRFHLDSGSTATVVLIVDGQILVANLGDSKALLCSEQYQPLSEAKATALRIYRQKRRNGAVLRFKDCETCKIVASKGLKLLVVKELTRDHRPDRDDEKFRVENAGGYVVEWSGVPRVNGRLAVSRAIGDVPFKRYGVIAAPEITGWQLLNDNDSYLIAASDGVFEGLDTQDVCDLLWEVQNDDLSGSHVSPACSDSLADCIISAAFERGSADNMAAAVVPLRLMSLSNTSLNAEEVPISLVQLKHAYPVVAKFARLLVESKEDNFGCYYLYENLKENEEDTFSHPEDEKSEDFYDIPPALPGRLDHTCGESVKLNVENSFCFHFGMISDGSRDESRYPEDLSSFLALLESIPLQHAESSFGSFEDVKPEMRYILRKRFGQGAYGEVWLAFRWNCSQRDNARNWNQNNGTFSRHHLNMESFDDISGNFSSSNDCPNGSSDGNLFIIKRIMVERGSAVYLSGLREKYFGEIFLNASTSLGGFVSSTVSSSVFRKPGANLYGPFGTDKNHKIVVQESEDSENPEDMFIQGNGTRAVVYEEGLDHIARYVESFESRSSEIWLVFRHEGISLSKLMYTTDDIDEISSKRAGHAQVLHPSKWWHWLKTTKAGQEEMRSLIWQLLMALKSCHDRNITHRDIKPENMVICIEDQDTGECFKGKPNGELKDGGRMRIIDFGSAIDDFTIRRFYGFRGPSRAEQTYEYTPPEALLNTTWFQGPTSKTLKYDMWSVGVVFLEMVLGSPDVFQISSLSHALLDKLLGGWNEDLKELAYRLRSFMEMCILVPGHSTTHHPGKGPHDQAKASPASWKCSEEFFSNLIKSKDPLNIGFPNIWAMRLVRQLLRWDPDDRLTVDDALQHPYFQSPPS; this is encoded by the exons ATGGATAAAACCCTAGAATTCCACGTATTGGGGCTTTGCTTATTCCTGTTAGTAATCACTTGTTATTCAGCTGAATCATCGACATGTTTGACAGTATATAAGGAAGGAGGAGCTCCGGCGGTGTTCAAATCCCCAAAATGCCCTCGCTGGAAGCTCTCCCATCACCAATCTCCGCCGGGAAGCTCCAGGTGTCATGTCGCCGTTCATCAAGGTCGCCGGAGTTCGCAGGAGGATCGCATTTCATGTGCCCTCGATGTCAGAATTCCGTTCCCTG GTCCTAGTGGATTTACAGAGGTTGATGTGGGCATTGTGGCCGTTTTCGATGGTCATAATGGCTCCGAAGCTAGTGACATGGCTTCAAATCTTTTGTTGGAGTACCTTATTCTGCACACTTACTTTCTTCTTGATGCAACATTTccttcctttttaaaaaaatccatGGGAAGATTGTCAAACAAGGAAATTGTTACATTTTCTTCTCAATTCTTCAAGGATAGAGAATGGATTCTGCATTTTATCGATCAGCAGAG GCATAAGTCTCGAGAAATGTTTGGGGAATCATTTCATTTGGAAATACTGAAGGAAGCATTGTTAAGAACAATCACTGACATTGACACCACATTTTCCAAG GAGGCCCTCAGGTTCCACCTTGATTCGGGTTCTACAGCCACAGTTGTTTTGATTGTAGATGGTCagatattggttgcaaatttagGAGACTCAAAAGCTCTTTTGTGCTCAGAGCAGTATCAGCCTCTTTCTGAAGCTAAAG CCACTGCTTTAAGGATATATAGGCAAAAAAGACGTAACGGTGCTGTATTGCGATTTAAGGATTGCGAAACATGTAAAATAGTGGCTTCCAAGGGATTAAAGCTTTTGGTTGTGAAAGAATTGACTAGAGATCATCGGCCAGACAGGGATGATGAGAAGTTCCGAGTTGAAAATGCTGGTGGTTATGTTGTTGAGTGGAGTGGAGTTCCTCGTGTTAATGGACGTCTTGCTGTGTCTAGGGCTATTGGGGATGTGCCTTTTAAAAG ATATGGTGTTATAGCTGCTCCAGAGATTACAGGTTGGCAACTCCTGAATGACAATGATAGCTACCTCATAGCTGCTTCTGATGGTGTTTTTGAGGGGTTGGACACGCAGGATGTCTGTGATCTGCTGTGGGAAGTCCAGAACGATGACCTCTCAGGATCACATGTCTCGCCAGCCTGCTCAGATTCTTTAGCTGATTGCATAATAAGCGCTGCCTTTGAGAGAGGGAGTGCAGATAATATGGCTGCTGCTGTGGTTCCAttaagattaatgagtttgtcgAATACCTCTCTGAATg CTGAAGAAGTTCCTATCAGCCTTGTTCAACTGAAACATGCTTATCCAGTTGTGGCAAAGTTTGCCAGATTATTG GTGGAAAGCAAGGAAGATAATTTTGGCTGTTACTATTTGTACGAGAACCTTAAGGAAAATGAGGAGGATACATTTAGTCATCCAGAAGATGAAAAATCAGAAGATTTTTATGACATCCCTCCTGCTCTACCTGGGCGTCTCGATCATACCTGTG GAGAATCTGTGAAATTAAATGTGGAGAACTCCTTTTGCTTTCATTTTGGGATGATCTCCGATGGAAGCAGAGATGAGAGCAGATATCCTGAAGATCTTTCCAGTTTCCTTGCTCTGCTTGAATCAATCCCTCTTCAGCATGCTGAATCGAGTTTTGGATCATTTGAGGACGTGAAGCCTGAAATGAG GTATATTCTAAGGAAAAGATTCGGCCAGGGAGCGTATGGCGAGGTTTGGTTGGCTTTTCGATGGAATTGTTCTCAACGAGATAATGCTCGTAACTGGAATCAGAATAATGGAACTTTTTCCAGACACCATCTTAATATGGAGTCATTTGATGACATTTCAGGAAACTTTTCATCAAGTAATGATTGTCCTAATGGCTCCTCTGATGGTAACTTATTCATTATAAAGCGCATAATG GTGGAGAGAGGATCTGCTGTTTACTTAAGTGGGTTGCGAGAGAAGTATTTTGGTGAAATATTCTTAAATGCTTCAACATCTCTTGGAGGGTTTGTATCATCTACTGTGTCAAGCTCTGTATTTAGAAAACCTGGAGCCAATCTATATGGTCCCTTTGGAACagataaaaatcataaaattgttGTCCAGGAGAGTGAGGACTCTGAGAATCCTGAAGATATGTTCATTCAAGGAAATGGAACCCGGGCAGTGGTTTATGAAGAAGGCCTCGATCATATTGCAAGATATGTGGAATCCTTCGAGTCTCGTTCTAGTGAAATATGGCTTGTGTTTAGGCATGAAGGCATATCTTTGTCAAAGCTTATGTATACAACCGACGATATTGATGAAATTTCTTCAAAAAGAGCTGGACATGCTCAAGTATTGCACCCATCAAAATGGTGGCATTGGCTTAAGACCACAAAAGCAGGACAAGAGGAAATGCGAAGTCTTATCTGGCAATTG TTGATGGCACTTAAGTCTTGTCATGACCGTAACATTACCCACAGAGATATTAAACCCG AGAACATGGTAATCTGCATTGAAGATCAGGATACAGGAGAATGCTTTAAGGGAAAACCAAATGGAGAGCTCAAAGATGGGGGAAGAAT GCGTATTATTGACTTTGGTAGTGCAATTGATGACTTCACCATAAGGCGTTTCTATGGGTTTCGAGGCCCGTCTAG AGCTGAGCAGACATATGAGTACACTCCCCCTGAAGCTTTATTGAATACTACTTGGTTTCAGGGACCAACAAGCAAAACTCTCAA GTACGATATGTGGAGTGTTGGAGTAGTATTCTTGGAGATGGTATTGGGTTCACCAGATGTTTTCCAGATTAGCTCTTTATCCCATGCCCTTCTGGATAAGCTTCTTGGAGGATGGAATGAAGACTTGAAGGAGCTTGCATATAG GCTTAGGTCCTTCATGGAAATGTGCATATTAGTCCCTGGCCATTCCACTACACATCATCCTGGCAAGGGTCCACATGACCAG GCTAAAGCTTCACCAGCTTCATGGAAATGCTCTGAAGAATTTTTCTCAAACCTTATAAAAAGTAAAGATCCTCTTAATATAGG GTTTCCGAATATCTGGGCCATGCGTCTAGTTCGACAGCTACTACGTTGGGACCCG GATGATCGATTGACTGTTGATGACGCTCTGCAGCATCCTTATTTTCAATCACCTCCCAGCTGA